A genomic window from Purpureocillium takamizusanense chromosome 2, complete sequence includes:
- a CDS encoding uncharacterized protein (EggNog:ENOG503NXT6~COG:S): MTSPPQLPLDAFPAWALLNDVTFSGVKLQQTKDKGFGLVVDGDLGPSEGGNASPLMRIPQDLVLSAEAVDEYSKVDQSFKQLLETAGHQSTRKDVMLYLLCHLVHSRRGTAVSKGIPSTPWTEYIRFLPRPIPVPTMWSEPERMLLNGTSLETALRAKFAALSHEFDELREKTETLPFWNSFLWETGKTSLDDWVLADAWYRSRCLELPQIGEAMVPGLDMVNHSASPTTYYESDGTSGVVLLMRPGSTVSAGQEVTISYGDAKPAAEMLFSYGFIDQGSMVREMTLHLEPFPDDPLAKAKLHVFKGPPIVKLSLSPDGQTLTWDSQFVFLMCLNEEDGLGFRVLQDTTGGRQLRMLWQEDDVTDQAGDFQTLIQGHELCEVYKLRAVAVLSEKIEEQLASVKAGPPDDQLRPLVAAGLLREECIEAARALKKLEMELLEAAVTALEEQKSSLLAHDHVVAYLGLMEDAQIEQGPRLSSSNEEDDFS; encoded by the exons atgacctcgccgcctcagcTCCCCCTCGATGCCTTTCCGGCGTGGGCGCTGCTGAACGATGTGACATTCTCGGGTGTCAAGCTGCAGCAGACGAAGGACAAGGGGTTCGGCCTTGTGGTGGACGGGGATCTGGGGCCCTCTGAGGGCGGCAATGCGTCCCCCCTGATGAGGATACCCCAAGACCTGGTCCTCTCTGCCGAGGCTGTCGACGAGTATTCCAAAGTGGACCAGAGCTtcaagcagctcctcgagacAGCTGGACATCAG TCCACACGCAAGGACGTCATGCTGTATCTGCTCTGCCACCTGGTCCACTCCAGGCGAGGCACCGCCGTGTCCAAGGGCATCCCCTCCACGCCGTGGACCGAGTACATTCGTTTCTTGCCCCGCCCCATTCCAGTTCCTACCATGTGGTCTGAGCCGGAGCGCATGTTGCTGAATGGCACTTCATTGGAG ACGGCCCTACGAGCCAAGTTCGCGGCATTGAGCCACGAGTTTGACGAGCTGCGGGAAAAGACCGAGACGCTACCATTTTGGAACTCTTTCCTCTGGGAGACAGGCAAGACATCTCTGGATGACTGGGTCCTGGCAGATGCATGGTATCGCTCCCGGTGCCTCGAGCTGCCACAAATCGGAGAGGCCATGGTACCTGGCCTGGACATGGTGAACCACTCTGCCAGCCCGACAACATATTACGAATCGGACGGCACCAGCGGTGTGGTGCTGTTGATGCGCCCGGGTAGCACAGTATCGGCAGGGCAGGAAGTGACAATATCATACGGTGACgccaagccagccgccgAGATGCTCTTCAGCTACGGCTTTATCGACCAAGGCAGTATGGTGCGCGAGATGACGTTGCATCTCGAGCCATTCCCGGATGACCCGCTGGCCAAGGCAAAGCTACACGTCTTCAAGGGCCCGCCGATCGTGAAGCTGTCGCTGTCTCCCGACGGCCAGACCCTGACTTGGGACAGTCAATTCGTATTTCTCATGTGCCtcaacgaggaggacggcctCGGCTTCCGCGTCCTGCAGGACACGACAGGAGGCCGACAGCTCAGAATGTTGTGGCAGGAAGATGACGTGACAGATCAAGCCGGAGATTTCCAGACACTGATACAGGGACATGAGCTTTGCGAGGTGTACAAGCTTCGCGCAGTGGCGGTGCTGTCCGAGAAGATTGAGGAACAGCTGGCCAGCGTCAAAGCAGGGCCGCCAGACGACCAGCTTCGACCGCTGGTCGCTGCTGGCCTGCTGAGGGAGGAGTGCATTGAGGCTGCCAGGGCGCTGAAGAAGCTTGAGatggagctgctcgaggcggcAGTGACGGCGCTCGAAGAACAG AAATCGAGTCTGCTCGCGCATGACCACGTGGTGGCATATCTCGGGTTGATGGAAGATGCCCAAATCGAGCAAGGGCCGAGGCTATCCTCGTCCAATGAGGAGGACGACTTCAGCTGA
- a CDS encoding uncharacterized protein (EggNog:ENOG503NXT6~COG:S), which yields MTSPPQLPLDAFPAWALLNDVTFSGVKLQQTKDKGFGLVVDGDLGPSEGGNASPLMRIPQDLVLSAEAVDEYSKVDQSFKQLLETAGHQSTRKDVMLYLLCHLVHSRRGTAVSKGIPSTPWTEYIRFLPRPIPVPTMWSEPERMLLNGTSLETALRAKFAALSHEFDELREKTETLPFWNSFLWETGKTSLDDWVLADAWYRSRCLELPQIGEAMVPGLDMVNHSASPTTYYESDGTSGVVLLMRPGSTVSAGQEVTISYGDAKPAAEMLFSYGFIDQGSMVREMTLHLEPFPDDPLAKAKLHVFKGPPIVKLSLSPDGQTLTWDSQFVFLMCLNEEDGLGFRVLQDTTGGRQLRMLWQEDDVTDQAGDFQTLIQGHELCEVYKLRAVAVLSEKIEEQLASVKAGPPDDQLRPLVAAGLLREECIEAARALKKLEMELLEAAVTALEEQVRTRCVGVPVKGVLRAHGSAQSLPQALPPPCRPEKNALHCSLCMA from the exons atgacctcgccgcctcagcTCCCCCTCGATGCCTTTCCGGCGTGGGCGCTGCTGAACGATGTGACATTCTCGGGTGTCAAGCTGCAGCAGACGAAGGACAAGGGGTTCGGCCTTGTGGTGGACGGGGATCTGGGGCCCTCTGAGGGCGGCAATGCGTCCCCCCTGATGAGGATACCCCAAGACCTGGTCCTCTCTGCCGAGGCTGTCGACGAGTATTCCAAAGTGGACCAGAGCTtcaagcagctcctcgagacAGCTGGACATCAG TCCACACGCAAGGACGTCATGCTGTATCTGCTCTGCCACCTGGTCCACTCCAGGCGAGGCACCGCCGTGTCCAAGGGCATCCCCTCCACGCCGTGGACCGAGTACATTCGTTTCTTGCCCCGCCCCATTCCAGTTCCTACCATGTGGTCTGAGCCGGAGCGCATGTTGCTGAATGGCACTTCATTGGAG ACGGCCCTACGAGCCAAGTTCGCGGCATTGAGCCACGAGTTTGACGAGCTGCGGGAAAAGACCGAGACGCTACCATTTTGGAACTCTTTCCTCTGGGAGACAGGCAAGACATCTCTGGATGACTGGGTCCTGGCAGATGCATGGTATCGCTCCCGGTGCCTCGAGCTGCCACAAATCGGAGAGGCCATGGTACCTGGCCTGGACATGGTGAACCACTCTGCCAGCCCGACAACATATTACGAATCGGACGGCACCAGCGGTGTGGTGCTGTTGATGCGCCCGGGTAGCACAGTATCGGCAGGGCAGGAAGTGACAATATCATACGGTGACgccaagccagccgccgAGATGCTCTTCAGCTACGGCTTTATCGACCAAGGCAGTATGGTGCGCGAGATGACGTTGCATCTCGAGCCATTCCCGGATGACCCGCTGGCCAAGGCAAAGCTACACGTCTTCAAGGGCCCGCCGATCGTGAAGCTGTCGCTGTCTCCCGACGGCCAGACCCTGACTTGGGACAGTCAATTCGTATTTCTCATGTGCCtcaacgaggaggacggcctCGGCTTCCGCGTCCTGCAGGACACGACAGGAGGCCGACAGCTCAGAATGTTGTGGCAGGAAGATGACGTGACAGATCAAGCCGGAGATTTCCAGACACTGATACAGGGACATGAGCTTTGCGAGGTGTACAAGCTTCGCGCAGTGGCGGTGCTGTCCGAGAAGATTGAGGAACAGCTGGCCAGCGTCAAAGCAGGGCCGCCAGACGACCAGCTTCGACCGCTGGTCGCTGCTGGCCTGCTGAGGGAGGAGTGCATTGAGGCTGCCAGGGCGCTGAAGAAGCTTGAGatggagctgctcgaggcggcAGTGACGGCGCTCGAAGAACAGGTGCGTACAAGATGCGTCGGTGTCCCTGTGAAGGGTGTGCTTCGTGCGCATGGGTCGGCCCAATCTCTCCCGCAAGCGCTTCCTCCCCCATGTCGTCCTGAAAAAaatgcactgcactgcagcCTGTGCATGGCGTGA
- a CDS encoding uncharacterized protein (COG:J~EggNog:ENOG503NXUH), whose translation MPRDPLIGLVGKPSAGKSTMLNSLTDASSKVGNFPFTTIDPQRAIGYLQIDCACARYKVSDRCKPNYGACVDGRRSVPIELLDVAGLVPGAHQGRGLGNKFLDDLRHADALIHVVDASGTVDAEGKETRGYDPSVDIAWLRSEVVAWILGNLMQRWGSVRRRHMAVKASAVDTLQGQFSGYGATQTVINRTLDRSGVREPLEDWSDATVEHIVNSFVDEKFPTVIALNKIDHPDADKNISKIAKMQGPKTIVLCSAISEIFLRKMAKQGYIKYVEGSEFIDTREDLVEQGDPTGGDLKELDEKNRNRIENLKDMVLYRFGSTGVVQVLSRAADLLGLVPVFPVRNTTTFGSGASESKFVFRDCVLVKKGSTVGDVAKKVMGDAPIAFVEGAGNLRVAEDDIVAVGKNDVLSFKVGRA comes from the exons aTGCCTCGAGATCCGCTCATCGGGCTCGTGGGGAAGCCGTCGGCCGGGAAGAGCACCATGCTCAACAGCCTGACCGACGCTTCCTCCAAAGTCG GCAACTTTCC GTTCACAACGATCGACCCGCAGCGGGCGATAGGCTACCTACAGATCGactgcgcgtgcgcgcggtACAAGGTCTCGGACCGGTGCAAGCCCAACTACGGCGCgtgcgtcgacggccgtcgcTCCGTGCccatcgagctgctcgacgtcgcggggCTGGTCCCCGGCGCGCACCAGGGCCGCGGCCTGGGCAACaagttcctcgacgacctgcgccacgccgacgccctgatACATGTCGTGGACGCCTCGggcaccgtcgacgccgagggcaaggagacgCGCGGCTATGACCCCTCCGTCGACATCGCCTGGCTTCGCAGCGAGGTCGTGGCTTGGATCCTCGGCAACCTGATGCAGCGATGGGGGTCCGTCCGCCGCAGGCACATGGCCGTCAAGGCCTCGGCCGTGGACACGCTGCAGGGCCAGTTCTCCGGCTACGGCGCCACGCAGACGGTCATCAACCGCACGCTCGACCGCTCAGGCGTCAGGGAGCCGCTCGAGGACTGGTCCGACGCGACGGTCGAGCATATCGTCAACAGCTTCGTCGACGAAAAGTTCCCCACCGTCATCGCGCTCAACAAGATCGACCACCCGGACGCGGACAAGAACATCTCCAAGATTGCCAAGATGCAGGGCCCCAAGACCATCGTCCTGTGCTCGGCCATCTCGGAGATCTTTTTGCGCAAGATGGCCAAGCAGGGGTACATCAAGTacgtcgagggcagcgagtTCATCGACACGCGGGAGGACCTCGTGGAGCAGGGCGAcccgacgggcggcgacctcaaggagctggacgagAAGAACCGCAACCGGATCGAGAACCTCAAGGACATGGTGCTGTACAGGTTCGGGTCCACGGGCGTCGTCCAGGTCCtatcgcgggcggcggacctACTCGGCCTGGTGCCCGTCTTCCCCGTCAGGAACACGACGACCTTTGGCTCCGGCGCCAGCGAGTCCAAGTTCGTCTTCAGGGATTGCGTGCTGGTGAAGAAGGGGTCGAcggtcggcgacgtggccaaGAAGGTCATGGGCGACGCGCCCATCGCgttcgtcgagggcgcgggcaaTCTGAGggtggccgaggacgacattgtcgccgtcgggAAGAACGAT GTCTTATCGTTTAAAGTCGGGCGGGCTTAA